A stretch of DNA from Rathayibacter sp. VKM Ac-2762:
CGAGCGCGATGCCGTCGAGGATGTCGTGCGCGGTCGAGTGGACCCGGTCGACGGCCGGCGACGCCTCGTGGACCGCGCGGAGGACCTCGCCCCAGACCAGCGTGCCGGCCGCCAGCACGTCCTCGCGCCCCGGGCGGACCCAGGGGAGGGCCGCCGTCCCCTCCGGAGACAGCGCGGCGAGCTCGTCGCAGGCGGCGAGGACGTCGGAGAGGGGGAGGGACGTCTCGAGCGCGGCGCGGTCGGTGGTGCGGAGGACGTGCGCGGTGATCGTGAGCACGGTCGCGGCGACGCCGACGACGCTCCGGGCCTGCGAGAGGTCGACGGAGGAGGCGGCCAGCGCGGCGCCCACGTCCGCCCGCATCGCCGCGCGCTCGCCCTCCGTCGGTTCGGCGGCCCGGCGGTGGCGCTCGGTCAGGCGGACGCTGCCGACGTCCATCGAGTGCGCCTGCTCCGGCTCCGCTCCGCCGAGCACGAGCTCGGTCGAGCCGCCGCCGAGGTCGACGACCAGCACGGGCCGGGCGGAGTCGACGGCCGAGACCGCGCCGCGGAAGGAGAGCCGCGCCTCCTCCTCGCCGGAGATCGTCTCGGGGGTGACGCCGAGGATCCGCTCGACGGCGGCGAGGAAGTCCTCGCGGTCGGCCGCGTCGCGGGTGGCCGAGGTGGCGACGAAGCGGAGGTGCTCGGCGCCGGCCTCCTGCGCGGCGGCCGCGTACTCGCGGGTGACGGCGAGGGTCCGCTCGAGCGCGGCCGGGTCGAAGCGGCCGGTGCGGTCGACCCCGCGGCCCAGCCGCACGAGCTCGGTGCGGCGCTGGACGTCCCGGAGGCGGCCGCCCTCCACGTCGGCGATCAGCAGGCGGAGGGAGTTGGTGCCGCAGTCGAGCGCCGCGACGCGCGTGGGGGAGGACATCCGCCCATTCTGCCCGCGCGGCCCGGGCCGGAGGCGGGCGATAGCCTGGGGGAGAGACGAAGGAGCCGCCCGTGCACGAACACCACGTCCGCGTCCACCGCAGCGACGAGGAGCTCCCGCGACACGGGCAGCTCGCCCACGCGCTCGCCGAGGTCGCCGCCGATCCGGTCGAGATCGACGACGAGGTCGCCGAGATGGTGGTCAACCGGGTCATCGACAACGCCGCCGTCGCCACCGCGTCGCTCCTGCGCCGCCCGGTCGTCGCCGCCCGCGCGCAGGCTCTCGCGCACCCCGCCTCCATCGGCGGCCAGGGCTCGGTCGTCCTCGGCGTCGACCCGGCCCGCCGGGTCTCGCCCGAGTGGGCGGCCTGGGCCAACGGAGTCGCCGTGCGCGAGCTCGACTACCACGACACGTTCCTGGCGGCCGAGTACTCGCACCCGGGCGACAACATCCCTCCGCTGATCGCCGTCGCCCAGCACGCGGGCATCGGCGGGGCGCAGCTCGTCCGCGGCATCGTCACCGGCTACGAGGTCCAGGTCGACCTGGTGCGCGCGATCAGTCTGCACCGGCACAAGATCGACCACGTCGCGCACCTCGGCCCCTCGGCCGCCGCCGGGATCGGCACGCTGCTCGGCCTCGACGTCGCGACGATCGAGCAGGCCGTCGCGCAGGCCCTGCACACGACGACCGCCACGCGGCAGTCGCGCAAGGGCGAGATCTCGAGCTGGAAGGCGTACGCGCCGGCCTTCGCGGGCAAGATGGCGATCGAGGCGGTCGACCGGGCTATGCGCGGCGAGACCAGCCCGTCGCCGATCTACGAGGGCGAGGACGGCGTCATCGCCTGGATGCTCGACGGCGCCG
This window harbors:
- a CDS encoding exopolyphosphatase, with protein sequence MSSPTRVAALDCGTNSLRLLIADVEGGRLRDVQRRTELVRLGRGVDRTGRFDPAALERTLAVTREYAAAAQEAGAEHLRFVATSATRDAADREDFLAAVERILGVTPETISGEEEARLSFRGAVSAVDSARPVLVVDLGGGSTELVLGGAEPEQAHSMDVGSVRLTERHRRAAEPTEGERAAMRADVGAALAASSVDLSQARSVVGVAATVLTITAHVLRTTDRAALETSLPLSDVLAACDELAALSPEGTAALPWVRPGREDVLAAGTLVWGEVLRAVHEASPAVDRVHSTAHDILDGIALGLA
- a CDS encoding MmgE/PrpD family protein, whose translation is MHEHHVRVHRSDEELPRHGQLAHALAEVAADPVEIDDEVAEMVVNRVIDNAAVATASLLRRPVVAARAQALAHPASIGGQGSVVLGVDPARRVSPEWAAWANGVAVRELDYHDTFLAAEYSHPGDNIPPLIAVAQHAGIGGAQLVRGIVTGYEVQVDLVRAISLHRHKIDHVAHLGPSAAAGIGTLLGLDVATIEQAVAQALHTTTATRQSRKGEISSWKAYAPAFAGKMAIEAVDRAMRGETSPSPIYEGEDGVIAWMLDGADASYDVPLPDRGEAKRAILDTYTKEHSAEYQAQALIDLARRLHRTHPEAADPERVERIVLHTSHHTHFVIGSGANDPQKYDPAASRETLDHSVPYIFTVALQDGAWHHVHSYAPERAARADTIALWHRVTTQEDAEWTRRYHSTDPSEKAFGARVEILMTDGTTVVDEIAVADAHPLGAHPFSREQYVSKFRTLAADVLEESEIERFLDLAQRLPELTPEEVGRLSVIAAPGVLASIEPPRGLF